The following proteins come from a genomic window of Galactobacillus timonensis:
- a CDS encoding DUF3800 domain-containing protein: MKYLYIDESIGEQLFVVGGILADSEEDLLFAYRQLKKQISRIPMTRKQKESVMNEFKSVILERTYPQIKRRLLYKINSFRCTVVYASRHYEGTLYQEEKEKLYISMLAQIVSSIEEPVIIVTFDSFGNVGFETRIVDIVGSLPNVHSIKSEFSYNSKGLQFADNVCGVIRKHITGNDNDGFFEIIRKKTWEIK, from the coding sequence ATGAAGTATTTGTATATAGATGAATCTATTGGTGAACAATTGTTTGTGGTAGGCGGGATCCTTGCGGACAGTGAAGAGGATCTTCTTTTTGCATATCGGCAGCTAAAGAAACAGATTTCCAGAATTCCTATGACAAGAAAGCAGAAAGAGTCAGTCATGAATGAGTTCAAGTCGGTGATACTGGAAAGAACATATCCGCAGATCAAACGGAGATTACTTTACAAGATCAATTCTTTTCGATGCACGGTTGTATATGCATCAAGACACTATGAGGGAACACTATATCAGGAAGAAAAAGAAAAACTCTATATATCCATGCTTGCACAGATTGTCTCCTCAATCGAGGAACCGGTAATCATCGTGACTTTTGATTCATTTGGCAACGTGGGATTCGAAACCAGAATCGTTGATATAGTAGGAAGTCTTCCGAATGTACACTCGATCAAATCGGAATTCTCCTATAACAGCAAAGGGCTGCAGTTCGCTGATAACGTCTGCGGTGTTATCCGTAAGCATATTACCGGAAATGATAACGACGGTTTCTTTGAAATTATCAGAAAGAAAACATGGGAGATCAAATGA
- a CDS encoding adenine deaminase C-terminal domain-containing protein, which yields METGTYAIKNANVFLTYRQKFEPRTIVVRDGRIAAVLDPDADAAINSIDAQGMYVIPGMTDVHMHIESSMTHPKEFSRWALRYGTTGIVADAHEIVNVFGMDGQFAFMNQETDLDIFWAIPSSVPATNPSLETSGAEMTVEDVKRMLADPRVVSLGEVMNMKDLLSEEPTKIQEFIRACKEIRGRDIRIEGHCPKISGEDLNAFIAAGVDADHTLQTPASIMEKCDLGMFLEIQYKSVTPDTVRTIVENNLYENVALVTDDVVPDKLAQGQLNTVVRYAVECGMPLEKAIYCATFTGARRMHLDERGMIAPGKVADLVFYRDISTLVPDVVIKSGRKVFDAAEGMMPKAEKVEFPERFYHSVKCRMAKDSDFVLHTKDPAAKKVIVNVISVNADNTATQKVERELAVQDGVIQWEDSDLSLVTIFERYGKNGNVAYGFLEHAFAKKGAAATTWSHDSHNLIVVGRDGRDMAAAQNRVVEEQGAYVVAIDGKVAADAPLTIAGIVSSEPMEELGKQIGEVRQAMEGLGWHNSNVLMSMSTLALPVSPALKMTDYGYLDTRTQQSVPLIVQEIVE from the coding sequence ATGGAAACAGGCACCTATGCAATTAAGAATGCAAATGTGTTTCTGACATACCGGCAGAAATTTGAGCCGCGGACGATTGTTGTGCGGGACGGTCGGATTGCGGCAGTACTGGATCCGGATGCGGATGCAGCGATCAATAGCATCGATGCGCAGGGAATGTATGTGATTCCGGGCATGACGGATGTGCATATGCATATTGAATCGTCGATGACGCATCCTAAGGAGTTCAGCCGCTGGGCACTGCGATATGGGACCACAGGGATCGTTGCGGATGCGCATGAGATTGTGAACGTTTTTGGAATGGATGGCCAGTTTGCCTTCATGAATCAGGAGACGGATCTCGATATTTTCTGGGCAATCCCAAGTTCGGTCCCGGCGACGAATCCGTCCCTGGAAACATCCGGGGCAGAAATGACTGTCGAGGATGTGAAGCGGATGCTTGCGGATCCAAGGGTCGTATCCCTTGGCGAAGTCATGAATATGAAGGATCTGCTGTCAGAGGAGCCGACGAAGATTCAGGAATTCATTCGCGCATGCAAGGAGATCCGGGGCCGCGACATCCGGATTGAGGGACATTGTCCAAAGATTTCGGGAGAGGATCTGAATGCCTTTATTGCGGCAGGCGTGGATGCGGACCATACGCTGCAGACGCCGGCCTCGATTATGGAGAAGTGTGATCTTGGCATGTTCCTGGAGATTCAGTATAAGAGTGTGACGCCCGATACGGTTCGTACCATTGTGGAAAACAATCTGTATGAGAATGTGGCTCTGGTGACGGATGATGTGGTGCCGGACAAACTGGCGCAGGGACAGCTCAATACAGTGGTGCGCTATGCAGTGGAATGCGGCATGCCGCTGGAGAAGGCAATTTATTGTGCGACATTTACGGGCGCACGGCGTATGCACTTGGATGAGCGGGGCATGATCGCCCCGGGCAAGGTGGCGGACCTCGTGTTTTATCGCGATATCTCTACTCTGGTGCCGGATGTGGTGATCAAGTCGGGCAGGAAAGTGTTCGATGCGGCAGAAGGTATGATGCCGAAGGCAGAGAAGGTGGAGTTTCCGGAGCGTTTCTATCATTCGGTGAAGTGTCGAATGGCAAAGGATTCCGACTTCGTTCTGCATACAAAGGATCCGGCGGCGAAGAAAGTGATCGTTAACGTTATTTCCGTTAATGCGGATAATACGGCGACGCAGAAGGTTGAAAGGGAGCTGGCTGTTCAGGATGGTGTGATTCAGTGGGAGGATTCGGATCTTTCGCTGGTGACAATCTTTGAGCGGTATGGAAAAAACGGAAACGTTGCCTATGGCTTTTTGGAACATGCCTTTGCAAAGAAGGGGGCGGCAGCGACGACCTGGTCCCATGATTCGCACAATCTGATTGTTGTGGGACGCGATGGCCGTGACATGGCGGCGGCACAGAACCGGGTTGTTGAGGAGCAGGGTGCTTATGTGGTGGCGATCGATGGAAAGGTTGCGGCGGATGCGCCGCTGACGATTGCGGGTATTGTTTCTTCGGAACCGATGGAGGAGCTGGGAAAGCAGATTGGTGAAGTGAGGCAGGCAATGGAAGGTCTTGGGTGGCATAATTCCAACGTTCTCATGAGCATGTCAACGCTGGCTCTGCCAGTGTCTCCGGCACTCAAGATGACGGATTATGGGTATCTGGATACGCGTACTCAACAGTCTGTTCCTCTTATCGTACAAGAAATTGTGGAATGA
- a CDS encoding phosphoglycerate dehydrogenase: MYRIRTLNNISPSCREILKEPYYEISDSESNPDALFVRASDLHDYAFNPELKCIGRAGIGVNTIPLDECTEKGIVVFNTPGGNANGVKELFVFALGMASRDIFDGMKWVYSYDGSDGPIEERMEKIKKQFAGPEYAGKVLGVIGTGNVGSLVANIALELNMEVLAYDPYLSVDAAWKISRHVQRVASLYELLKQCDYLTLHVPLNEETRGMINDKTIAVMKNGVRIINYARGPVVDEDAIIHALNTGKVARYVADFPTERLIHTKNVILTPHLGGTTIEAESNCARMAAMEMDEYLRNGNIRNSVNMPNVYLERSGKARICVIHRNVPGMLSRIMPVFAKDRINIENMSNKSVGAIAYSVFDINSAIDDTILQEISDLDDVIRVRGLE, encoded by the coding sequence ATGTATCGCATTCGAACACTCAACAACATTTCACCATCGTGCCGCGAAATCCTGAAGGAACCGTACTACGAAATCAGTGACAGCGAGTCGAACCCCGATGCCCTCTTCGTGCGGGCCAGCGACCTGCATGACTACGCGTTCAATCCCGAGCTCAAGTGCATCGGCCGCGCCGGCATCGGCGTCAACACCATTCCTCTCGACGAGTGCACCGAAAAGGGCATCGTCGTCTTCAACACGCCTGGCGGAAATGCCAACGGCGTTAAAGAACTGTTTGTCTTTGCCCTGGGGATGGCGAGCCGCGACATATTCGACGGCATGAAGTGGGTCTACTCCTATGACGGCAGCGACGGCCCCATCGAAGAGCGGATGGAAAAGATCAAAAAACAGTTCGCCGGACCCGAATATGCAGGCAAGGTACTGGGCGTCATCGGAACGGGCAACGTCGGTTCCCTGGTTGCCAACATCGCTCTCGAGCTCAACATGGAGGTACTGGCCTATGACCCCTACCTCTCCGTCGATGCGGCATGGAAAATCAGCCGCCACGTACAGCGCGTCGCAAGCCTCTATGAACTTCTGAAGCAGTGCGACTATCTCACGCTCCACGTTCCGCTGAATGAAGAAACCCGCGGCATGATCAATGACAAAACGATCGCTGTCATGAAGAACGGTGTCCGCATCATTAACTACGCACGCGGACCCGTGGTCGATGAAGATGCCATCATCCATGCATTAAATACCGGTAAAGTGGCACGCTACGTCGCCGACTTTCCGACGGAGCGTCTGATTCATACAAAGAACGTCATTCTGACACCGCATCTTGGCGGCACAACCATCGAAGCCGAAAGCAACTGCGCACGCATGGCCGCCATGGAAATGGACGAATATCTGCGCAACGGCAACATCCGCAACTCCGTGAACATGCCCAATGTCTATCTGGAACGCTCTGGCAAAGCACGGATCTGCGTCATCCACCGCAACGTCCCCGGCATGCTGAGCAGGATCATGCCCGTCTTTGCCAAGGACCGGATCAACATCGAAAACATGTCGAACAAATCTGTCGGCGCCATTGCCTACTCTGTCTTCGACATCAATTCCGCCATCGATGATACCATCCTTCAGGAGATCTCTGATCTCGATGACGTCATCCGTGTCCGCGGACTCGAGTAG
- the serC gene encoding 3-phosphoserine/phosphohydroxythreonine transaminase: protein MGNRVFNFAAGPSQLPLEVLQKAGNEITDYHGTGMSVMEMSHRSTMFQQIFLDTKNRLRSLMQVPDNYEILFLQGGGSTQFSMVPLNLISRTGKADYAITGHFSEVAAKEAKKYGEVSIACSTADSDHDHIPSQSELNIDQGASYFHYCANNTIYGTEWSYTPDTGSVPVVCDMSSDFASRRVDVSRYGIIYAGAQKNLGPAGVTIVIIRKDLAGTELPKTPLMLNYQTLIDKDSMYNTPPCWCIYMVGLVLEWIENAGGIETMEQRRKEKSEILYRVLDDSRLFHCHARPGSRSAMNVTFRTGDADLDAEFVEEAAQQGLVNLKGHRLVKGMRASIYNAMPLEGVERLADFITQFDKEH, encoded by the coding sequence CACGGCACCGGCATGTCGGTAATGGAAATGAGTCACCGCTCAACAATGTTCCAGCAGATTTTCCTTGATACAAAGAACCGTCTGCGCAGCCTGATGCAGGTGCCGGACAACTATGAAATACTCTTTCTGCAGGGCGGCGGATCGACACAGTTTTCGATGGTTCCGCTCAACCTCATTTCCCGCACCGGGAAAGCCGATTATGCCATTACCGGCCACTTCTCAGAAGTAGCGGCGAAGGAGGCGAAGAAGTATGGCGAAGTTTCCATTGCCTGCTCCACTGCTGACAGTGACCATGACCATATTCCTTCGCAGAGTGAGCTGAACATCGATCAGGGAGCCTCCTATTTCCATTACTGTGCTAACAATACGATTTACGGAACCGAATGGTCCTATACACCGGATACGGGCAGCGTACCCGTTGTCTGTGACATGTCATCGGACTTTGCCAGCCGCCGCGTCGATGTTTCAAGGTACGGCATCATCTATGCCGGCGCCCAGAAGAATCTGGGACCGGCCGGAGTAACGATCGTCATCATCCGCAAAGATCTGGCCGGCACTGAACTTCCCAAAACACCGCTGATGCTCAACTATCAGACGCTCATCGACAAGGACAGCATGTACAATACACCGCCCTGCTGGTGCATCTACATGGTCGGTCTGGTTCTCGAATGGATTGAAAACGCGGGCGGAATTGAAACGATGGAACAGCGCAGGAAAGAGAAATCCGAAATTCTCTACCGCGTCCTGGATGATTCGCGTCTGTTCCATTGCCACGCAAGGCCGGGATCCCGTTCCGCCATGAACGTAACATTCCGTACCGGCGACGCAGATCTAGATGCAGAGTTTGTCGAAGAAGCAGCGCAGCAGGGCCTCGTCAATCTCAAGGGCCACCGCCTCGTCAAGGGCATGCGTGCATCCATCTACAACGCCATGCCGCTGGAAGGTGTGGAACGTCTCGCCGACTTCATTACGCAGTTTGATAAAGAACACTGA
- a CDS encoding type II toxin-antitoxin system Phd/YefM family antitoxin — translation MGRLMMALTFSLCFQQVKPAVIIDKKLIIINRREAKMIIKGSSALRNNYPEISRLAKDSQEPIYITNNGEGEGVYMSLDAFEKREEMLNMRARILQAEEERLSGAETISVFEAREALRKRLNGE, via the coding sequence ATGGGCAGATTGATGATGGCCCTTACTTTTTCCTTGTGCTTTCAGCAGGTAAAGCCTGCTGTTATCATTGATAAAAAACTGATAATAATTAATCGACGGGAGGCAAAAATGATCATTAAAGGTTCATCTGCTTTAAGAAACAATTATCCTGAAATTTCAAGACTTGCTAAAGATAGTCAGGAACCGATATACATTACAAACAACGGTGAAGGGGAAGGAGTATATATGAGCCTGGACGCCTTTGAAAAACGTGAGGAAATGCTTAATATGAGAGCAAGAATACTTCAGGCAGAAGAAGAGAGACTTTCCGGTGCAGAAACAATTTCCGTATTTGAAGCAAGAGAAGCGTTGAGGAAGCGCCTGAATGGAGAATAA
- a CDS encoding M20 family metallopeptidase: protein MEANLKERVNEAVEAVQQAAIDATHAIYLHPEPGDHETFAVSYLTDILRTAGFTIKENLAGLPTAFEADYGSGHPRIALLAEYDALPGYGPNKDQWGHACGHNWIAGNCLGTALAMKKLIDEKMISGTICFMGCPAEESTGGKVTMTEQGCFDDMDLAMQIHITNGNEAMVGGGALAFNGIEFTFHGVASHAAAAPEKGINALDACYLMFNGVNALRQHVPSDVKLHGIIVNGGAAPNIVPAEAASRWEIRAEKRSTVDALEKRFFDIAQGACLMTGATYSWRYFENKFDNCINFDSLDRLMVDAIHTSGYTNVKVSTDAGAGSTDVGNVSQVCPTVHVNMGVGNMDGYTCHEEPFLQYTDGKGAYEILRNAIYAQTYLSVEACTDAAVRQMLAEAKGQLKQDA, encoded by the coding sequence ATGGAAGCGAACCTGAAGGAAAGAGTGAATGAAGCGGTTGAGGCGGTGCAGCAGGCCGCAATCGATGCGACGCATGCGATTTACTTACATCCGGAGCCGGGTGATCATGAGACTTTTGCTGTTTCTTATTTGACGGATATTCTGCGTACGGCCGGCTTTACAATCAAGGAAAACCTTGCCGGGCTTCCAACGGCCTTTGAGGCAGATTATGGAAGCGGTCATCCGCGAATCGCATTGCTGGCTGAATATGATGCGCTGCCCGGATATGGGCCCAATAAGGATCAGTGGGGGCATGCCTGTGGGCATAACTGGATTGCGGGGAACTGCCTTGGAACGGCACTTGCGATGAAGAAACTGATCGATGAAAAGATGATCTCCGGAACGATCTGCTTTATGGGCTGTCCGGCGGAAGAGTCAACGGGCGGAAAGGTTACCATGACGGAACAGGGCTGCTTCGACGATATGGATCTTGCGATGCAGATACATATTACCAATGGCAATGAAGCCATGGTTGGCGGCGGGGCATTGGCGTTCAATGGGATTGAATTTACGTTCCATGGCGTTGCCAGTCATGCGGCAGCGGCACCGGAGAAGGGAATCAATGCGCTGGACGCATGTTATCTGATGTTTAATGGCGTCAATGCGCTTCGTCAGCATGTTCCTTCGGATGTGAAGCTTCATGGCATCATCGTCAACGGCGGAGCGGCGCCGAATATTGTTCCGGCAGAGGCCGCCAGCCGCTGGGAGATCCGGGCCGAAAAACGTTCGACGGTAGATGCACTGGAAAAGCGGTTCTTTGATATTGCCCAGGGCGCGTGCCTGATGACGGGTGCCACCTATTCCTGGCGCTATTTTGAAAATAAATTTGATAACTGCATTAACTTTGATTCTCTGGATCGTTTGATGGTGGACGCGATTCATACCTCAGGTTACACGAATGTGAAAGTATCAACAGATGCAGGGGCAGGCTCAACGGATGTCGGCAACGTGTCACAGGTATGTCCGACGGTGCATGTCAATATGGGTGTCGGAAATATGGATGGCTATACGTGTCATGAGGAGCCGTTTCTTCAGTATACTGACGGAAAAGGCGCATATGAAATCTTGAGAAATGCCATCTATGCACAGACGTATCTTTCGGTTGAGGCCTGTACGGATGCGGCCGTGAGGCAGATGCTCGCTGAGGCAAAGGGACAATTGAAACAGGATGCGTAA
- a CDS encoding C69 family dipeptidase, translating to MSCTTILVGKGASYDGSTMIARNDDGAYTLKHLKVFEPKDLPKMYRSVGSKVSIPLPEGAMRFTAMPNASKEDLKKEGLWAASGVNAANVGITATETITSNPRVLGADPYVVYQPAKGSKKEVAGGIGEEDIVMLVLPYIHSAREGVLRLGSLLEQYGTYEPNGICFNDVNEAWYMETIGGHHWIASRVPDDRVIIMPNQFGTDTFDLGDALGEGKNYLCSHDLKEFIADNFLDLSQDGVLNPRDAFGSHSDADHVYNTPRAWFMGRYLCPHTYRWDGADARFTPESDDIPFALVPEKKVTPEDVKYLLSSHYQGTAYDPYGSYGDPSLRGKYRSIGIARTDFMSLIQIRPYMPESYRALEWVCYGANVFNVMAPLYANIDHVPNYFGKADDRVSTDNFHWTSRLIAALADASYDKSIQEIERYQEKANAKTRSLIHSYDASFARESTIQQREEANETIAKAVQKEADDALAKILKIRTADMKNNYSRADN from the coding sequence ATGTCCTGTACAACAATTCTGGTTGGTAAAGGGGCCAGCTATGATGGCTCGACGATGATTGCGCGCAATGATGATGGTGCCTATACGCTGAAGCATTTGAAGGTGTTTGAACCGAAGGATCTTCCGAAGATGTATCGCTCCGTTGGATCGAAGGTTTCAATTCCTCTGCCGGAAGGGGCGATGCGGTTTACGGCGATGCCAAATGCGTCCAAAGAGGATTTGAAGAAGGAAGGACTCTGGGCTGCCAGCGGCGTCAATGCGGCCAATGTAGGCATCACGGCGACCGAGACGATTACGAGTAATCCGCGTGTGCTTGGGGCGGATCCTTATGTTGTCTATCAGCCGGCAAAAGGCAGTAAGAAGGAAGTCGCCGGCGGCATTGGTGAGGAAGATATTGTGATGCTGGTGCTGCCGTACATTCATTCGGCGCGGGAAGGCGTACTTCGCTTAGGTTCTTTACTGGAGCAGTATGGTACCTATGAGCCGAATGGCATCTGCTTCAACGATGTAAATGAGGCATGGTATATGGAGACGATCGGTGGTCATCACTGGATCGCTTCAAGGGTTCCGGATGATCGGGTCATTATTATGCCGAATCAGTTTGGAACCGATACATTTGATCTTGGGGATGCGTTAGGTGAGGGAAAGAATTATCTTTGTTCGCATGATCTGAAGGAGTTTATTGCGGATAATTTTCTGGATCTTTCGCAGGATGGTGTGTTGAATCCGCGGGATGCCTTTGGCAGCCATTCGGATGCGGATCATGTGTACAATACGCCGCGTGCCTGGTTTATGGGCAGATATCTGTGTCCGCATACGTATCGCTGGGATGGTGCGGATGCGCGCTTTACGCCGGAGTCGGATGATATTCCGTTTGCGCTGGTTCCGGAAAAGAAGGTGACGCCGGAAGATGTGAAGTATCTTCTTTCTTCGCACTACCAGGGTACGGCCTATGATCCGTATGGAAGCTATGGGGATCCTTCTCTGCGTGGGAAGTATCGTTCCATTGGTATTGCGCGGACCGACTTTATGTCGCTGATTCAGATCCGTCCTTATATGCCGGAAAGCTATCGGGCGCTGGAATGGGTGTGCTACGGGGCAAATGTGTTCAATGTGATGGCTCCGCTCTATGCCAATATTGATCATGTGCCGAACTACTTCGGGAAGGCGGATGACCGTGTTTCGACGGATAACTTTCATTGGACGAGCCGCCTGATTGCGGCGCTGGCGGATGCGTCTTATGACAAGTCGATCCAAGAGATTGAGCGTTATCAGGAAAAGGCAAATGCGAAGACACGGTCATTGATTCATAGCTATGATGCGTCATTTGCCAGGGAATCCACCATTCAGCAGCGGGAAGAGGCAAATGAGACAATTGCCAAAGCTGTTCAGAAGGAAGCCGATGATGCACTGGCAAAGATTCTGAAGATCCGTACAGCGGATATGAAGAATAACTACTCACGTGCAGATAACTAA
- a CDS encoding RNA-guided endonuclease InsQ/TnpB family protein: MYLTQTNYIRHLPKDQYEAILEMCSYANNLYNVGLYQIRQYFFATNKYLRYEKNYHLCKDNENYKLLQAGISQQILRTCDHAFRSFFALLSKKKSGSYDKKVRIPHYRTKGGKYLLVLSTNAINIRNDNLIVPMSRTFSKQHPDLDSIRIPVPERISGRHIAEVRIVPVLNGKALKIQYCYEQEEEPQNLNADNVLAIDVGLDNLASCVTTTGTSFIVDGRKLKSINQWYNRQIAHYASIKDHQNIKGFTARMSRITDKRNRQVTDYMHKAARHIVDYCIANDIGTLIVGHSVDQKQSVNMGKANNQKFVQIPFDQLRTYLKTLCERYGIAYIETEESYTSKASFLDGDAIPVYDTKHPYAGTFSGKRIKRGLYSTKENTLVNADINGACNIAKKGKQNLSFEGLCRGLLASPLRIRIA; encoded by the coding sequence ATGTATCTGACGCAGACAAACTACATTCGGCATCTGCCGAAGGACCAGTACGAAGCGATCCTTGAGATGTGCTCGTATGCCAACAATCTGTACAACGTTGGACTGTATCAAATCCGTCAGTATTTCTTTGCGACGAACAAGTATCTGCGGTATGAAAAGAACTACCATCTTTGCAAAGATAATGAAAATTACAAGCTGCTGCAGGCCGGCATTTCTCAGCAGATCCTGCGGACGTGCGACCATGCCTTCAGGTCGTTCTTTGCGCTGCTGAGCAAAAAGAAGTCCGGCAGCTACGACAAGAAAGTGCGCATTCCACACTACCGCACGAAAGGCGGAAAGTATCTGCTGGTGCTGTCAACGAACGCGATCAACATCAGAAACGACAATCTGATCGTTCCGATGAGTCGTACGTTTTCAAAGCAGCATCCGGATCTGGATTCCATACGTATTCCGGTACCTGAAAGAATTTCAGGCAGGCACATCGCTGAAGTACGCATCGTGCCCGTTCTGAACGGCAAGGCACTGAAGATTCAGTACTGCTACGAACAGGAAGAAGAGCCGCAGAATCTGAATGCGGACAATGTATTAGCCATTGATGTCGGTCTCGATAATCTTGCGTCGTGTGTAACAACCACGGGGACGTCCTTCATCGTTGACGGACGTAAGCTCAAATCAATCAACCAGTGGTACAACAGGCAGATTGCACACTACGCATCGATCAAAGACCATCAGAACATCAAAGGCTTTACAGCCCGTATGAGCCGCATCACAGACAAGCGTAACCGGCAGGTGACAGACTACATGCACAAGGCTGCACGCCATATCGTTGATTACTGCATTGCCAATGATATCGGCACGCTCATTGTCGGACACAGCGTTGACCAGAAACAGTCGGTCAACATGGGTAAAGCGAACAATCAGAAGTTTGTTCAGATCCCGTTTGACCAGCTTCGCACGTATCTGAAAACGCTGTGCGAACGATATGGCATTGCATACATCGAAACGGAAGAATCGTACACGTCAAAGGCATCGTTCTTAGACGGTGACGCGATTCCGGTGTACGACACAAAACATCCGTATGCCGGTACATTCTCAGGCAAACGCATCAAACGGGGATTGTACAGTACCAAAGAAAACACGCTCGTTAACGCAGACATCAACGGAGCGTGCAACATTGCAAAGAAAGGTAAACAGAACCTCAGCTTTGAGGGACTGTGTAGAGGGCTGTTGGCAAGCCCTTTGAGAATAAGGATTGCGTAA